One region of Flavobacterium pisciphilum genomic DNA includes:
- a CDS encoding HYC_CC_PP family protein has translation MKKVFILLLSFFYLVLSSGFTKNTHICKGIKQETYFFAQNKEGQPCSKCARKDGKILQDCCKHETKLLKITEKAQKAASDNPTLKYFGVAIPFHFFKVVFGYEFPQVKTSGFSYDFTTIPIRNTLLYIYYCVYRI, from the coding sequence ATGAAAAAAGTATTTATTCTATTATTATCCTTCTTTTACTTGGTATTGTCTAGTGGCTTTACCAAGAATACTCATATCTGTAAAGGAATTAAACAGGAAACCTACTTTTTTGCACAAAATAAAGAAGGGCAACCTTGCTCTAAATGTGCTCGTAAGGATGGAAAAATACTTCAAGATTGCTGCAAACATGAAACCAAGTTATTAAAAATAACAGAAAAGGCTCAAAAAGCAGCTTCAGACAATCCTACTCTAAAATACTTTGGGGTTGCCATACCTTTTCATTTTTTCAAAGTTGTTTTTGGTTATGAATTCCCGCAAGTTAAAACTTCTGGATTTTCATACGACTTTACAACAATTCCTATTAGGAATACCCTACTCTATATTTACTATTGCGTATACCGTATTTGA
- a CDS encoding tail fiber protein produces the protein MKKILLLIIVNYITTTYCQSFDGNLDSKSLFWAMEQKNFESLPRVGIPPMSIKLWDNYNSTVAPSQYGSLLEINGRVGHLVSQLYFSGNWDNGRVQYRSSFYGQPNWQDWRYLLDSKNDIETSGNLKINGNGNSYILNGNLGIGIPNPVSKLTLLGSLTINSGLTNASTRPIISSGTLSNGEIRGYNAANPLADDGFLRLSAGGGTNNVKSYIDLSGYSTQSDMYANIVMGTGGRERMRIDSNGNVGIGTTNPDEKLTVNGKIHAQEVRIDLQSPMTVPDYVFANDYKLKSLQEVEEFIKENSHLPEIPSAKEIEKNGFMLAEMNMSLLKKIEELTLYSIEQSKKILIIEKQNERLEIENQAFKSLSERLSKLENQLE, from the coding sequence ATGAAAAAAATACTACTTTTAATTATAGTAAATTATATTACAACAACATACTGTCAAAGTTTTGATGGCAATTTAGATTCAAAAAGTTTATTTTGGGCGATGGAGCAAAAAAACTTCGAAAGTCTTCCAAGAGTTGGAATCCCTCCTATGTCAATAAAATTATGGGATAATTATAATAGTACAGTAGCTCCTTCTCAATATGGATCACTATTAGAAATAAATGGTAGAGTGGGTCACTTGGTTTCTCAATTATATTTTAGCGGTAACTGGGATAATGGTAGAGTTCAATATAGAAGTTCTTTTTATGGTCAGCCTAACTGGCAAGATTGGCGTTATTTATTAGATTCAAAAAATGATATTGAAACATCTGGTAATTTAAAAATAAATGGAAACGGAAATAGTTATATTCTAAACGGAAACCTAGGTATTGGCATTCCAAATCCAGTTAGCAAGCTGACATTATTAGGATCATTAACTATTAATAGTGGATTAACTAATGCCTCAACTAGACCAATAATTTCATCAGGCACACTCTCAAACGGTGAAATTAGAGGCTATAACGCAGCTAATCCTCTTGCTGATGATGGTTTCTTAAGGTTATCCGCTGGAGGAGGAACAAATAATGTGAAATCATATATAGATTTATCTGGTTATTCTACGCAATCTGATATGTATGCAAATATTGTAATGGGTACGGGAGGAAGAGAACGCATGAGAATTGATTCAAATGGTAACGTAGGCATTGGTACAACTAATCCAGATGAAAAACTTACTGTTAATGGTAAAATTCACGCTCAAGAAGTTCGAATTGATCTCCAGAGCCCTATGACTGTACCTGACTACGTATTTGCAAATGATTACAAACTAAAATCACTACAAGAAGTAGAAGAATTCATTAAAGAAAATAGTCATTTACCCGAAATTCCATCGGCTAAAGAAATCGAAAAAAACGGGTTTATGCTTGCTGAAATGAATATGAGTTTATTGAAAAAAATTGAGGAATTGACGCTTTATTCAATTGAACAATCTAAAAAAATTCTAATTATTGAAAAGCAAAATGAAAGATTAGAAATAGAAAATCAAGCTTTTAAATCTTTATCTGAAAGGCTTTCTAAACTTGAAAACCAATTAGAATAA
- a CDS encoding TolB family protein, whose protein sequence is MKNTIYYIFGGIILVILTYVFYPEKPFEGILTNEIYLSPNGKQILYTYEKEKSSSIYSFKIGDSISTLLIKKNGWYLSEPSFSEDEQKIIYRAWQINNPVISVYVANTDGSNPKEVYKTSLLFAPKFSKYNQDVIFFVKAAEYSNHSPIVRQRPNGMDLYSYNLKTKQIQKHTDSNYYNIKSYDFIDKNKFVINSDKGIYEYYIKTLKKKELVLKNRNIDSDHVDQFYDSSLSYSQVTQKYLLSTYNQLYLWNGKNDKLEKIYTCEPENRIDYTSFFKYEDKILISIYQTITIIDYKGNILDRFRIPYPDDAKSVTNK, encoded by the coding sequence ATGAAAAATACAATTTATTATATATTTGGAGGAATCATTTTAGTAATATTAACTTATGTTTTCTATCCAGAAAAGCCATTTGAAGGTATTTTGACAAATGAAATTTATTTGTCTCCTAATGGGAAACAAATTTTATATACTTACGAAAAAGAAAAATCATCATCTATTTATAGTTTCAAAATTGGAGATAGTATATCTACATTATTAATAAAAAAGAATGGTTGGTATTTATCTGAACCTAGTTTTTCTGAAGACGAACAGAAAATAATATATCGAGCTTGGCAAATAAATAATCCTGTTATTTCTGTTTATGTTGCAAATACTGATGGTTCAAATCCTAAAGAAGTTTATAAAACAAGTTTATTATTTGCTCCAAAATTTTCAAAATATAATCAAGATGTGATTTTTTTTGTAAAAGCTGCAGAGTATTCCAATCATTCTCCTATTGTTAGACAACGTCCTAACGGAATGGATTTGTATTCTTATAATTTAAAAACTAAGCAAATCCAAAAACATACTGATAGTAATTATTACAACATAAAAAGTTATGATTTTATTGATAAAAATAAGTTTGTAATTAATTCTGATAAAGGTATTTATGAATATTACATAAAAACTTTGAAAAAAAAAGAATTAGTGCTAAAAAATAGAAATATTGATTCTGATCATGTAGACCAATTTTATGATAGCTCATTAAGTTATTCACAAGTTACTCAGAAATATTTATTATCAACTTATAATCAACTTTATTTATGGAATGGAAAAAATGACAAATTAGAAAAAATATACACCTGTGAACCTGAAAATAGAATAGATTATACTTCATTTTTTAAATACGAAGACAAAATATTAATATCTATTTATCAAACAATAACAATAATAGATTATAAAGGAAATATTTTAGATAGATTTAGAATCCCCTACCCAGATGACGCGAAGTCTGTTACGAATAAATAG
- a CDS encoding DUF4272 domain-containing protein: MTEEQRGQIKNDNDVLIRQKEYRVNDWLPILDTPKLRPLEEIKGRMSVMNALINIAFEAPTYIIKEWIENHDLVHYLSDSEKEILEKENDDLTESEVNSLRWYLESLWAFMWVTEMIPTLEAEEYIGDNMTSLLPNLESGDDNQKMELLQELKSEVEIYTKLDYYYRLHWYCVDERLNGRESKLNEGLVYERRKSLEWIYNRADDWDNVEMST; this comes from the coding sequence ATGACTGAAGAACAACGCGGACAAATAAAAAATGATAATGATGTGCTCATTAGACAAAAAGAATATCGAGTAAATGATTGGTTGCCTATATTGGACACACCAAAATTAAGGCCTCTTGAAGAGATTAAAGGAAGGATGTCAGTTATGAATGCTTTGATAAATATTGCTTTTGAAGCTCCTACTTATATTATTAAAGAATGGATTGAGAATCATGATTTAGTACACTATCTCTCAGATTCAGAAAAAGAGATTTTAGAAAAAGAAAATGATGATTTGACCGAATCAGAGGTTAATTCTCTAAGATGGTATTTAGAATCTTTATGGGCTTTTATGTGGGTTACAGAAATGATTCCAACGCTTGAAGCAGAAGAATATATTGGAGATAATATGACTTCGCTTTTACCAAATCTAGAAAGCGGAGATGACAATCAGAAAATGGAGCTTTTGCAAGAATTAAAATCAGAAGTTGAGATTTATACCAAGTTAGACTATTATTACCGATTGCATTGGTATTGTGTCGATGAAAGGTTAAATGGTAGGGAATCTAAATTAAATGAGGGATTGGTTTATGAAAGACGAAAATCGTTAGAATGGATTTATAATAGAGCTGATGATTGGGATAATGTAGAAATGAGTACATAG
- a CDS encoding tail fiber protein — MKKRIFIGLLVLGNLLLTNAQNATFDNVTIGLNAPDWGVNIKTNFPGLTGSWNRGFFISNETGLQHLFSIGANGNSVNGISSFTSGFIGTDWKNQYMSFLPNGNIGIGTETPLVNLHIKNQTAHLRLESSDVGYNASIQYVSGGQYRWELGTGIFSGPNFELYNRINNKYSLVVTPEGNIGIGITNPDEKLTVNGKIHAQEVRIDLQSPMTVPDYVFANDYKLKSLQEVEEFIKQNSHLPEIPSAKEIEKNGLMLAEMNMSLLKKIEELTLYMIEMKKENEEMKKNQLKLEKRINTIENK, encoded by the coding sequence ATGAAAAAAAGAATATTTATAGGACTACTTGTATTAGGTAATTTACTACTTACAAATGCACAAAACGCAACATTCGATAATGTCACTATAGGATTAAATGCCCCTGATTGGGGAGTAAATATTAAAACAAACTTTCCTGGGCTTACAGGAAGTTGGAACAGAGGTTTTTTTATTTCTAATGAAACTGGCTTACAGCATTTATTTTCAATCGGCGCTAATGGAAATTCAGTAAATGGTATATCTAGTTTTACTAGTGGTTTTATTGGAACCGACTGGAAAAACCAATACATGTCCTTTTTACCTAATGGAAATATAGGTATCGGAACTGAAACCCCTTTGGTAAATTTACACATTAAAAATCAAACAGCACATTTACGTTTAGAATCATCTGATGTTGGATATAATGCATCAATTCAATATGTAAGTGGCGGGCAATATCGTTGGGAACTAGGAACAGGAATATTCTCGGGACCAAATTTTGAATTATATAATAGAATTAACAACAAATATTCTCTTGTAGTTACCCCTGAGGGTAATATCGGAATCGGCATAACAAACCCAGACGAAAAACTAACGGTAAACGGCAAAATTCACGCTCAAGAAGTTCGAATTGATCTCCAGAGCCCTATGACTGTACCAGACTACGTATTTGCAAATGATTACAAACTAAAATCACTACAAGAAGTAGAAGAATTCATTAAACAAAATAGTCACTTACCTGAAATCCCATCAGCTAAAGAAATCGAAAAAAATGGGCTTATGCTTGCCGAAATGAATATGAGTTTATTGAAGAAAATTGAGGAATTGACGCTTTATATGATTGAAATGAAAAAGGAGAATGAGGAAATGAAAAAGAATCAACTAAAATTAGAGAAAAGAATTAATACAATTGAAAACAAATAA
- a CDS encoding dihydrolipoamide acetyltransferase family protein, translating to MARFELKLPKMGESVAEATITNWLKEVGDKIEMDEAVLEIATDKVDSEVPSEVSGILIEQLFGKDDLVQVGQTIAIIETEGGSSFLVDKVAEETTAPAEVVAIEKTIEVAKDLVATPADYTTSDKFFSPLVKNIAKEENVSIAELESINGSGKDGRVTKEDILAYIAGRKDKVEAPKAEVKVEVAAPVKVQEQVASKAVPVSVNGGDEIIEMDRMRKLISGYMVASVQTSAHVQSFIEVDVTNIVKWRDKVKAAFEKREGEKLTFTPIMMEAVAKALKDFPGMNISVDGDYIIKKKNINLGMAAALPNGNLIVPVIKNADQLNLVGMAKAVNDLGNRAKAGKLKPDDTQGGTYTVTNVGTFGSVFGTPIINQPQVGILALGAIRKVPAVIETPEGDFIGIRQKMFLSHSYDHRVVDGALGGSFVKRVAEYLEAFDVDRDF from the coding sequence ATGGCAAGATTTGAATTAAAACTTCCTAAAATGGGAGAAAGTGTCGCTGAAGCAACAATCACAAACTGGTTGAAAGAAGTTGGAGACAAAATTGAAATGGACGAAGCAGTACTGGAAATCGCTACTGATAAAGTAGATAGCGAAGTGCCAAGTGAAGTTTCGGGAATTTTGATTGAGCAATTGTTTGGTAAAGACGATTTAGTACAAGTAGGGCAGACTATTGCCATTATTGAAACAGAAGGTGGTTCATCGTTTTTAGTCGATAAAGTAGCAGAAGAAACTACTGCTCCAGCAGAAGTTGTGGCTATCGAAAAAACAATTGAAGTTGCTAAAGATTTAGTTGCTACACCAGCAGATTATACTACATCGGATAAATTCTTTTCTCCTTTGGTAAAAAATATTGCTAAAGAAGAAAATGTTTCTATCGCAGAGTTAGAAAGTATAAATGGTTCAGGAAAAGACGGTCGTGTGACCAAAGAAGATATATTGGCTTATATAGCTGGTAGAAAAGATAAAGTTGAAGCTCCAAAGGCAGAAGTAAAAGTTGAGGTTGCAGCGCCAGTTAAAGTGCAGGAGCAAGTTGCTTCAAAAGCAGTACCAGTTTCTGTAAATGGAGGTGATGAAATCATTGAAATGGACAGAATGCGTAAGCTTATCTCTGGCTATATGGTGGCTTCAGTTCAAACATCTGCGCATGTTCAGTCATTTATTGAGGTTGATGTTACAAATATTGTAAAATGGAGAGATAAAGTTAAAGCTGCTTTTGAAAAGAGAGAAGGCGAGAAGCTTACTTTTACTCCAATTATGATGGAAGCAGTAGCAAAAGCTTTGAAGGATTTTCCAGGAATGAACATTTCAGTTGATGGAGATTATATCATTAAAAAGAAAAATATTAACTTAGGGATGGCTGCAGCTTTACCAAATGGAAACTTAATTGTTCCAGTAATTAAAAATGCAGATCAGTTAAACCTAGTTGGAATGGCAAAAGCGGTTAATGATTTAGGTAATCGTGCAAAAGCAGGAAAATTAAAACCAGACGATACGCAAGGAGGAACTTATACAGTAACTAATGTTGGAACTTTTGGAAGTGTTTTTGGAACGCCAATTATCAATCAGCCACAAGTTGGTATTCTAGCATTGGGAGCAATCCGCAAGGTACCAGCAGTTATAGAAACTCCAGAAGGAGATTTTATAGGAATTCGTCAAAAAATGTTCCTTTCGCATAGTTATGACCACAGAGTTGTAGACGGAGCATTAGGAGGAAGTTTTGTAAAAAGAGTAGCAGAATATTTAGAGGCTTTTGATGTAGATAGAGACTTCTAA
- a CDS encoding tail fiber protein, protein MKTSYILITIFATSFCIAQNSSLPLSTGSFSITNDGVHNTLINSGNVAQMNMGFDGTTGFITFGAHTGNGYKDNILYMRGSDSSVGIGTSQITSSLSIGNNHGIKLSVGNTSWNNKSIIQTGWNTQIGDFTEINVPGHATNNAFIRIAQNGYLGIGTIVPSAILDVYSPVIAQGRHNSQKWSTGNSGYDLTLQTIWNNSGINQEFVQRYNGVDYTSLAFFQGKVGIGTQNPDEKLTVNGKIHAQEVRIDLQSPMTVPDYVFANDYKLKSLQEVEEFIKQNSHLPEIPSAKEIEKNGLMLAEMNMSLLKKMEEMTLYLIEQEKKNAIQSEKIERLEKENNAFKSLSERLSKIENQLKK, encoded by the coding sequence ATGAAAACATCGTATATTCTCATCACAATTTTTGCTACTTCATTCTGCATCGCCCAAAATAGTTCTTTACCATTATCTACAGGATCCTTCTCAATTACCAACGACGGAGTTCATAATACACTCATTAATAGTGGAAATGTAGCCCAAATGAATATGGGTTTTGATGGTACAACAGGTTTTATAACATTTGGTGCACATACTGGAAATGGGTATAAAGATAACATTCTTTATATGAGAGGTAGTGATTCTTCTGTCGGAATTGGAACTTCACAAATAACATCTTCTTTATCAATAGGAAACAACCATGGTATTAAGTTATCTGTAGGAAATACATCTTGGAACAATAAATCTATTATTCAAACTGGTTGGAATACACAAATAGGAGATTTTACTGAAATTAATGTTCCTGGTCATGCTACAAATAATGCATTTATTAGAATAGCTCAAAATGGTTACTTAGGAATTGGAACCATAGTACCATCAGCTATACTAGATGTTTATTCACCAGTAATTGCACAAGGAAGACATAATTCACAAAAATGGTCAACTGGTAATTCCGGATATGATTTAACACTACAAACCATTTGGAACAATAGCGGTATCAATCAAGAATTTGTACAACGTTATAACGGAGTAGATTATACTTCATTAGCATTTTTTCAAGGAAAGGTGGGAATAGGAACACAAAATCCAGACGAAAAACTTACTGTTAATGGTAAAATACATGCGCAAGAAGTTCGAATAGATCTTCAGAGCCCTATGACTGTACCTGACTACGTATTTGCAAATGACTACAAACTAAAATCACTACAGGAAGTAGAAGAATTCATTAAACAAAACAGTCATTTACCCGAAATTCCTTCAGCTAAAGAAATCGAAAAAAATGGACTTATGCTTGCCGAAATGAATATGAGTTTGTTGAAAAAAATGGAAGAAATGACATTATATCTAATTGAGCAGGAAAAGAAAAACGCCATTCAATCTGAAAAAATTGAAAGATTAGAAAAAGAAAATAATGCTTTTAAATCTTTATCAGAAAGACTTTCTAAAATAGAAAATCAATTAAAAAAATAA
- a CDS encoding glycosyltransferase family 2 protein, whose translation MQLSVIILNYNVRYFLEQCVLSVQQALENLDSEIIVIDNNSSDDSCEMIHSRFPDVKLIQNKENLGFPKGNNIGVSQAKGDYICILNPDTVVAEDTFTKVLAFAKEQHNLGIVGVNLIDGAGNFLPESKRGVPTPWVAFTKIAGLYKFFPKSKYCNKYYAQHLKENETGKVEILVGAFMVMKRDLYHEVGGFDEDCFMYSDDIDLSYMVLKQGKTNYYYSETTVIHYKGESTIKDEKYMKRFQEAMNFFYRKHFKVSFLFSLFMKMGIVFFSILKMIQGNGTIRTTPKEYFLYSLNDNLAEKLSQILQNKVTFYDLKKEKMVNSSLIYIAKGVEVILDNHYISFKKCIDIIKSERHKKITFKILPKTTAFLIGSDSSNDRGKIVKIT comes from the coding sequence ATGCAATTATCAGTAATCATCCTTAATTACAATGTACGTTATTTTCTAGAACAATGCGTTTTAAGTGTACAGCAGGCGCTTGAGAACCTAGATAGCGAGATTATTGTAATTGATAATAATTCTTCAGATGATAGTTGTGAGATGATTCACAGTCGTTTTCCAGATGTGAAATTGATTCAGAATAAAGAAAATTTAGGTTTCCCAAAAGGGAATAATATAGGAGTTTCTCAGGCTAAAGGTGATTATATCTGTATTTTAAATCCTGATACGGTTGTTGCTGAAGATACATTTACAAAAGTATTGGCTTTTGCCAAAGAGCAACATAATTTAGGGATAGTAGGAGTAAACCTTATTGATGGGGCTGGTAATTTTCTTCCAGAGAGTAAGCGAGGCGTTCCTACACCTTGGGTTGCTTTTACCAAAATTGCAGGTTTGTATAAGTTTTTTCCAAAGTCTAAATATTGCAATAAATATTATGCGCAACATTTAAAGGAAAACGAAACGGGAAAAGTTGAAATTCTCGTTGGTGCTTTTATGGTAATGAAACGAGATTTGTATCATGAAGTAGGTGGTTTTGATGAAGATTGTTTTATGTATTCTGATGATATCGATCTGTCATATATGGTATTGAAGCAAGGGAAGACTAATTATTATTACTCTGAAACTACTGTAATTCACTACAAAGGGGAAAGTACTATAAAGGATGAAAAATATATGAAGCGCTTTCAAGAAGCGATGAATTTCTTTTATAGGAAACATTTTAAAGTGTCTTTTTTGTTTTCTCTTTTTATGAAAATGGGAATAGTATTTTTTTCAATTCTCAAAATGATTCAGGGAAATGGAACGATAAGAACAACGCCAAAAGAATATTTTTTATATAGCTTAAATGATAATTTAGCCGAAAAATTGAGTCAAATTTTACAAAATAAAGTTACATTTTACGATTTAAAAAAAGAAAAAATGGTAAATTCGTCCCTGATTTACATAGCAAAAGGAGTAGAGGTAATTTTGGATAATCATTACATATCATTCAAGAAATGTATCGATATCATAAAATCTGAAAGGCATAAGAAGATTACTTTTAAAATTTTACCTAAAACCACTGCTTTTTTAATCGGAAGTGATTCTAGTAATGATAGAGGTAAAATCGTTAAAATCACATAA
- a CDS encoding T9SS C-terminal target domain-containing protein — protein sequence MKKALLLFFLSITATYGQILGCTDPLSKNYNSRATENDGSCLYKSTKIKPEYSNKLSDSIKETSGIIAFNSLLWTHNDDHDKTIYGLNPQGEIKKKIILEKAINTDWEEIAQDSTHIYLGDFGNNYIGNRTDLHILKIDKKSFLTGNPVIDTISFSYANQTRFTPEKPNKTNFDCEAFIVRNDSIYLFTKQWKHNKTSIYTLPNKSGNHVAQLKETIDVKGLITGVTYLPTQKLIVLCGYSKIGKPFLFLLYDYKNNDFLAGNKRRIKIALPFHQVEGIATEDGLHYYLTNESLIRKPVLNVPQQIHQIDLSPFLSTYLAQYSKK from the coding sequence ATGAAAAAAGCTCTTTTGCTTTTCTTTTTATCGATTACTGCAACCTACGGACAAATCTTAGGCTGCACTGACCCGTTGTCTAAAAACTACAATTCAAGAGCCACAGAGAACGATGGAAGTTGTTTATACAAGTCTACAAAAATAAAACCAGAGTATTCTAATAAACTAAGTGATTCAATCAAGGAAACCTCAGGAATAATAGCTTTCAATTCGTTATTATGGACACATAATGACGACCATGATAAAACCATTTACGGACTGAATCCTCAGGGAGAAATTAAAAAGAAAATCATACTTGAAAAAGCAATCAATACCGACTGGGAAGAAATAGCACAAGATAGCACACATATATACCTAGGCGATTTTGGAAATAATTATATTGGAAACAGAACTGATTTACATATTCTAAAAATCGATAAAAAATCATTTCTAACAGGAAACCCTGTCATTGATACTATTTCATTTTCTTATGCTAATCAAACCCGTTTTACACCAGAAAAGCCAAACAAAACCAACTTTGATTGTGAAGCATTCATCGTTAGAAATGACAGCATATATTTGTTTACCAAACAATGGAAACACAATAAAACAAGTATCTATACTTTACCCAACAAATCAGGAAATCACGTTGCTCAATTAAAAGAAACCATTGATGTAAAAGGATTAATAACTGGCGTAACTTATTTACCAACACAAAAGCTCATTGTTCTTTGTGGGTATTCTAAAATTGGTAAGCCTTTTTTATTCCTCTTATATGACTACAAAAACAATGATTTTCTAGCAGGCAACAAACGTAGAATCAAAATTGCTTTACCATTTCATCAAGTTGAAGGTATTGCAACCGAAGACGGTTTGCATTATTATTTAACCAACGAATCTTTAATTAGAAAGCCTGTTCTTAATGTACCTCAACAAATCCATCAAATTGATTTAAGCCCTTTTTTAAGTACCTATTTAGCACAATACTCTAAAAAATAA
- a CDS encoding tail fiber protein — translation MKINLLSSIIIMSISLSIKAQNTTFNNVSIGTDVPANGVQIKANFPGVTAGWARSFHITNEDGTQNFIGLGAFGGVANGISSLKNAYIGKDWDSQYMTFLANGNIGINTTAPNVKLSVNGNTIITATSGAWEEGINIDSPDGIWGGIKFRTIGRNGYNGNWHFGYDTVHSGATTTGNNIYLYNGSNNSYVMTYKEDGNVGIGTKNPDSKLTVAGNIHAQEVKVTVNAGADFVFKEDYDLPSLDSVEMFIKKNNHLPEIASAKEMKENGINLSEMNIKLLQKIEEMTLYMIGFKKEIETLKQENKDLKHKINKIKKI, via the coding sequence ATGAAAATCAATTTACTATCATCTATCATCATTATGAGCATAAGTTTATCTATAAAAGCTCAAAATACAACTTTTAACAATGTATCAATTGGAACAGATGTTCCAGCTAATGGAGTTCAAATAAAAGCTAACTTTCCTGGAGTAACTGCAGGTTGGGCAAGAAGTTTTCATATTACTAATGAAGATGGCACACAAAATTTTATAGGACTTGGTGCTTTTGGAGGAGTTGCAAATGGAATTTCTTCTTTAAAAAATGCCTATATCGGTAAAGACTGGGATTCACAATATATGACATTTTTAGCAAATGGTAATATTGGTATTAACACAACAGCTCCAAATGTAAAACTAAGCGTTAATGGAAATACAATAATTACAGCTACAAGTGGTGCTTGGGAAGAAGGAATTAATATAGACTCTCCTGATGGGATTTGGGGAGGAATAAAATTCAGAACTATAGGTAGAAATGGATATAATGGAAATTGGCACTTCGGATACGATACCGTTCATAGTGGAGCAACTACAACTGGAAACAACATCTATTTATACAATGGTTCAAATAACTCATATGTAATGACATATAAAGAAGATGGCAATGTCGGTATTGGTACTAAGAATCCAGATTCAAAACTTACAGTAGCTGGAAATATTCATGCGCAAGAAGTAAAAGTCACAGTTAATGCTGGTGCTGATTTTGTTTTTAAAGAGGATTACGATTTACCATCACTAGATTCTGTAGAAATGTTCATTAAGAAAAACAATCATTTACCAGAAATAGCTTCTGCTAAAGAGATGAAAGAAAATGGCATTAACCTATCTGAGATGAATATTAAATTATTGCAAAAAATTGAAGAGATGACGCTTTATATGATTGGTTTCAAAAAAGAAATTGAAACATTAAAACAAGAAAATAAAGATTTAAAACACAAAATAAATAAAATTAAGAAGATTTAA
- a CDS encoding DUF5009 domain-containing protein, whose amino-acid sequence MKIKEDLFNKRIISIDAFRGITIFVMIFVNELASVKNVPQWMKHMPADADAMTFVDLVFPAFLFIVGMSIPFAFNARLIKGDTPKTIWTHTLKRALALIIIGVYMVNAEYGYDASKMVISAAFWGLLAYSMPIPIWNKYDKSFPKVAKNILQYGGMLVLVLLYFLYVQENGNIGITPKWWGILGLIGWAYLISVVYYWLVNGKLIAMIGFLFVCLVANILNQTKGNIIHDTSWLSFIAGHMTHATLVSAGVVISLLFFEGKISEKINWRVIGFGVLFFVLGYLLRPYYEVSKIRGTPSWVLYSAGICTVVFYFLYWLMEIKKQTKWSAFFMPAAANPLLIYILPGIIYYFNLAFNIHIIPAYFREGVPGIIWSLVFSTIMLFVMRIFNKYKIQLHL is encoded by the coding sequence ATGAAAATAAAAGAAGATTTATTCAATAAAAGGATTATTTCTATAGACGCTTTCCGTGGAATCACCATTTTTGTTATGATTTTTGTCAATGAGTTAGCAAGTGTGAAAAACGTACCACAGTGGATGAAACACATGCCAGCAGATGCCGATGCGATGACATTTGTTGATTTGGTATTTCCTGCGTTTTTATTTATTGTAGGTATGTCTATCCCATTTGCATTTAATGCTCGATTAATCAAAGGAGATACACCTAAAACGATTTGGACACATACGCTAAAAAGAGCATTGGCATTAATCATTATTGGTGTTTATATGGTAAATGCTGAATACGGTTATGATGCATCCAAAATGGTGATTTCAGCAGCCTTTTGGGGGCTTTTGGCTTACTCAATGCCAATTCCTATTTGGAATAAATACGATAAATCATTTCCTAAAGTCGCTAAAAACATATTGCAGTATGGCGGAATGCTAGTTTTAGTATTGCTATATTTTTTATATGTTCAGGAAAATGGGAATATTGGAATTACACCAAAATGGTGGGGAATACTCGGACTTATAGGGTGGGCTTATTTAATTTCGGTAGTTTATTATTGGCTGGTTAATGGAAAACTAATTGCAATGATTGGATTCCTTTTTGTTTGTCTTGTTGCAAATATTCTTAATCAGACAAAAGGGAACATAATTCATGATACAAGTTGGTTGAGTTTTATCGCTGGACACATGACACATGCTACATTGGTTTCGGCTGGAGTAGTAATCTCTCTTTTGTTTTTTGAAGGAAAAATTTCAGAGAAAATCAATTGGAGAGTAATAGGTTTTGGAGTGTTGTTTTTTGTATTAGGCTATTTGTTACGACCTTATTATGAAGTTTCAAAAATAAGAGGAACACCTTCTTGGGTATTATATTCTGCGGGTATTTGTACAGTAGTATTTTATTTCTTGTATTGGTTAATGGAGATTAAAAAACAAACAAAGTGGAGTGCTTTTTTTATGCCTGCGGCAGCAAATCCATTGCTAATTTATATACTTCCAGGAATTATCTATTATTTCAATTTGGCATTTAATATACATATCATTCCAGCATATTTTCGCGAAGGAGTTCCAGGAATAATTTGGTCGTTAGTATTCTCAACGATTATGTTATTTGTAATGCGAATTTTTAATAAGTATAAAATTCAGCTGCATTTGTAA